One genomic window of Thioclava sp. GXIMD4216 includes the following:
- a CDS encoding pyridoxamine 5'-phosphate oxidase family protein, translated as MPAPIDIPKDPLPLSGAVQRADPVQGADQESRDLARRLLAESLFAAIGTIDPATGFPHVSRIAIGPGPAGGLWSLVSGLSVHARALAADPRAGMLIGIPGSKGDPLTHPRLSLQVEARPLDRMDPRHPSLRDRWLADHPKSKLYIDLGDFYFIEFHILAAQLNGGFARSYRLTSTDLLQS; from the coding sequence ATGCCCGCACCGATCGACATACCAAAAGACCCGCTGCCGCTTTCGGGGGCTGTGCAACGGGCCGATCCAGTGCAGGGCGCAGATCAGGAGTCGCGCGATCTTGCGCGCAGATTGCTGGCAGAGTCGCTGTTCGCCGCCATCGGCACCATTGATCCGGCCACCGGCTTTCCGCATGTCTCGCGCATCGCCATCGGGCCCGGTCCGGCGGGTGGATTATGGTCGCTGGTCTCAGGGCTTTCGGTCCATGCCCGCGCACTGGCTGCGGACCCGCGGGCAGGTATGCTGATCGGCATTCCGGGCAGCAAGGGGGACCCGCTGACCCATCCCCGCCTCAGCCTTCAGGTCGAGGCCCGCCCGCTGGACCGGATGGACCCGCGTCATCCCAGCCTGCGCGACCGCTGGCTGGCCGACCATCCCAAATCCAAGCTCTATATCGATCTGGGCGATTTCTACTTCATCGAGTTCCATATCCTCGCAGCCCAGCTCAATGGCGGTTTTGCCCGTAGCTATCGCCTGACCTCTACCGACCTGCTGCAAAGCTGA
- a CDS encoding glycosyl hydrolase family 28-related protein → MNVAITEGLAIMPPAFSDGLDVWSSANGTSGSATYAGSASAAYVPSDADFGGCLELQKTQSTQKLRWMGQVPIRPGLYLQITARVKAVSGNLPSVRIAGYAMGASAHVSGLTEVGAATALSAYGEVVTVRAIVSVAAREGVDMAWGMDPVYGHFGIDLTGQTGGVVRIDDLEIEDVSEYFFRDLIGMVDVRDYGAKGDGSTDDAAAFAAADSDAGGRTVLVPEGSYYIASSISLQSPMRFIGTLVMPAAARLALMTSYDFPTYAAAFGDEELGLRKALQALFGYVDHNVLDLKGRRVEITKPLRVEEYAPDLSSFSNRRVLQNGQLNVIEGTAWNDVTVTSAATYNIAQPTTLTGVANVANIPVGAHITGTGVGREVYVRAKNVGAQTITLSQPLYGGSGTRSYTFTRYQYVLDFSGMDKLDRFNIANVEILCNGVSSAWMFAPDGQMNQIRDSYVVRPKDRVFTSIGRGCQDFLIDGCQFLSDEQSTPAQDRKSVVLNVNANDVKIRDSRFVRFGTTFVLNGSGHLIVGNHWFQGDNETSATRVAGLVFTQTNVQSAVTGNYIDNNIIEWTNEHDATPDFGNEYSFGGLTVTGNTCVCINTAAWFTWFSIKPYGTGHFIQGLNISNNVFKSLNGTIDKIEKVDTTFADLDYSRIRNVMIEGNMFNGVTKFTCSPVTLEMNQSTAQQVWVLDAAEYMPFGGWARNVEGIVAEGMVRDGSAARVTEMPYVQVEQGTAKQQVWLNWSKATRGRLQVRLRMDTPV, encoded by the coding sequence ATGAATGTCGCGATAACCGAGGGGCTGGCCATCATGCCGCCCGCATTTTCGGACGGGCTGGATGTCTGGTCTTCGGCCAACGGAACCAGCGGGTCTGCGACATATGCGGGTTCGGCCTCGGCGGCTTATGTGCCCTCGGATGCCGATTTTGGGGGCTGTCTGGAACTGCAGAAGACCCAGTCCACGCAGAAACTGCGCTGGATGGGTCAGGTGCCAATCCGGCCCGGTCTCTATCTGCAGATCACCGCACGGGTGAAGGCGGTCAGCGGGAACCTTCCCAGCGTGCGGATTGCGGGCTATGCGATGGGCGCGTCGGCGCATGTGTCGGGGCTGACCGAGGTGGGGGCGGCCACAGCGCTATCGGCCTATGGCGAGGTGGTCACGGTGCGGGCCATCGTTTCGGTTGCCGCCCGCGAAGGCGTGGATATGGCTTGGGGAATGGACCCTGTTTACGGCCATTTCGGCATTGATCTGACCGGACAGACGGGCGGAGTGGTGCGCATCGACGACCTGGAGATCGAGGATGTCAGCGAGTATTTCTTCCGCGATCTGATCGGCATGGTGGATGTGCGCGATTACGGGGCCAAGGGCGATGGCAGCACCGATGATGCGGCAGCCTTTGCGGCAGCCGATAGTGATGCGGGCGGGCGCACGGTTCTGGTGCCGGAGGGCAGCTACTACATTGCGTCCTCGATCTCGTTGCAATCGCCCATGCGGTTTATCGGGACGCTGGTGATGCCTGCGGCGGCACGGCTGGCGCTGATGACGAGCTATGATTTCCCGACCTATGCCGCGGCCTTTGGCGATGAGGAGCTTGGCCTGCGCAAGGCGTTGCAGGCGCTATTCGGCTATGTGGATCATAACGTTCTGGACCTGAAAGGCCGTCGGGTGGAAATCACCAAGCCGCTGCGGGTCGAGGAATACGCCCCCGATCTGTCCAGCTTCTCCAACCGTCGTGTGCTGCAGAACGGCCAGTTGAATGTGATCGAGGGGACGGCATGGAATGATGTGACGGTGACGAGCGCGGCCACCTATAATATCGCGCAGCCGACGACCCTGACGGGGGTTGCCAATGTGGCGAATATTCCCGTGGGCGCGCATATCACCGGCACAGGGGTCGGGCGCGAGGTCTATGTGCGCGCCAAGAATGTGGGCGCGCAGACCATCACCCTGAGCCAGCCGCTTTATGGCGGGTCGGGCACGCGGAGCTATACTTTCACCCGCTATCAGTATGTGCTGGATTTCTCGGGGATGGACAAGCTGGACCGCTTCAACATCGCCAATGTCGAGATCCTGTGTAACGGCGTGTCCAGCGCGTGGATGTTTGCGCCGGACGGGCAGATGAACCAGATCCGCGACAGCTATGTGGTGCGGCCCAAGGATCGGGTCTTCACCTCGATCGGGCGGGGGTGTCAGGACTTTCTGATCGACGGTTGCCAGTTCCTCTCGGACGAGCAATCCACCCCCGCCCAGGACCGCAAATCGGTGGTGCTCAATGTCAACGCCAATGACGTGAAGATCCGCGACTCGCGCTTCGTGCGCTTTGGCACCACCTTCGTGCTGAACGGCTCGGGGCATCTGATCGTGGGCAATCACTGGTTTCAGGGCGATAACGAGACCTCGGCCACGCGGGTGGCGGGGCTGGTCTTTACCCAGACCAATGTGCAATCGGCAGTCACCGGCAATTACATCGATAACAACATTATCGAATGGACCAATGAACATGACGCCACCCCCGATTTCGGCAATGAATACAGCTTTGGCGGGCTGACGGTGACCGGCAATACCTGTGTGTGCATCAACACGGCCGCCTGGTTCACATGGTTCTCGATCAAGCCCTATGGCACGGGGCATTTCATTCAGGGGCTGAATATCTCGAACAATGTGTTCAAGTCGCTCAATGGCACCATCGACAAGATCGAGAAGGTCGATACCACCTTTGCCGATCTGGATTATTCCCGCATCCGGAATGTGATGATTGAAGGGAATATGTTCAACGGGGTCACCAAATTCACCTGTTCGCCGGTGACGCTGGAGATGAACCAGTCCACCGCGCAGCAGGTCTGGGTGCTGGATGCGGCCGAGTACATGCCGTTCGGGGGATGGGCGCGCAATGTCGAAGGGATCGTGGCCGAGGGGATGGTGCGTGATGGCAGCGCGGCACGGGTGACCGAAATGCCCTATGTGCAGGTCGAACAGGGTACAGCGAAGCAGCAGGTCTGGCTGAACTGGTCAAAGGCCACGCGCGGGCGGTTGCAGGTCAGGCTGCGGATGGACACACCTGTTTGA
- a CDS encoding lysine--tRNA ligase, giving the protein MSTLRDAALKSKAWPFEEARSILKRYEKQPPEKGYVLFETGYGPSGLPHIGTFGEVARTTMIRRAFEAISDIPTRLICFSDDMDGMRKIPSNVPNQEMLHENAQKPLTSVPDPFEEYESFGHHNNAMLRRFLDTFGFEYEFYSATEFYKSGQFDEVLKRAVERYDDIMKVMLKSLRDERASTYSIFLPIHPETGRVLYVPMKSVNVADYTITFDDEDGREWTLPVTGGNVKLQWKPDFGARWAALDVDFEMYGKDHSTNTPIYDRICEILGGKKPEHFTYELFLDANGEKISKSKGNGLSIDEWLTYASTESLGYFMFLKPKTAKRLHFDVIPKMMDEYHQQLRAFPDQTLEQQVANPVWHIHGGQPPESKMVVPFSMLLNLASVAGAADKDGLWGFIRRYAPEATPESHPDLDQAAGFALRYFDDFVKPTLQFRLPSDQERAALEDLLACLQDPARAVAEIAKKNDAEGKGEAAPEADMTSDDFLQTLVFAIGKNHGFDNLRAWFQALYEVLLGQSQGPRFGGFIALYGADETVALITRALKGELVA; this is encoded by the coding sequence ATGAGCACTCTGCGCGACGCCGCACTGAAGTCCAAAGCATGGCCCTTTGAAGAAGCGCGCAGCATCCTCAAACGGTACGAGAAACAGCCGCCCGAAAAGGGCTATGTGCTGTTCGAGACGGGCTATGGTCCCTCGGGGCTGCCGCATATCGGCACCTTTGGCGAGGTGGCGCGCACGACGATGATCCGCCGCGCGTTTGAAGCGATCTCGGATATCCCGACCCGCCTGATCTGTTTCTCGGATGACATGGACGGGATGCGCAAGATCCCGTCGAATGTGCCCAATCAGGAGATGCTGCACGAGAACGCGCAAAAGCCGCTGACCTCGGTGCCGGACCCGTTCGAGGAATATGAGAGCTTCGGCCATCATAACAACGCGATGCTGCGTCGTTTCCTTGATACGTTCGGCTTTGAATACGAGTTTTATTCGGCAACCGAATTCTACAAATCGGGCCAGTTCGACGAGGTGCTGAAACGCGCGGTCGAGCGCTATGATGACATCATGAAGGTGATGCTGAAATCGCTGCGCGACGAGCGGGCCTCGACCTATTCGATCTTCCTGCCGATCCATCCCGAGACGGGCCGTGTTCTTTATGTGCCGATGAAATCGGTGAATGTGGCGGATTACACGATCACCTTTGACGACGAGGATGGCCGCGAATGGACGCTGCCGGTGACGGGCGGCAATGTGAAGCTGCAATGGAAGCCGGATTTCGGCGCGCGTTGGGCGGCGCTGGATGTCGATTTCGAGATGTATGGCAAGGACCACTCGACCAACACCCCGATCTACGACCGCATCTGCGAGATCTTGGGCGGCAAGAAGCCCGAGCATTTCACCTATGAGCTTTTCCTTGATGCCAATGGCGAGAAAATCTCGAAGTCCAAGGGCAATGGCCTGTCGATCGACGAATGGCTGACCTATGCCTCGACCGAGAGCTTGGGCTATTTCATGTTCCTCAAGCCGAAGACCGCGAAACGGCTGCATTTCGATGTCATCCCGAAGATGATGGACGAATATCACCAGCAGCTGCGCGCCTTCCCCGATCAGACCTTGGAACAGCAGGTGGCCAACCCTGTCTGGCACATCCACGGCGGTCAGCCGCCGGAATCGAAGATGGTGGTGCCGTTCTCGATGCTGCTGAACCTTGCGTCGGTGGCAGGGGCTGCGGATAAGGACGGGCTATGGGGCTTTATCCGCCGCTATGCGCCGGAAGCGACCCCCGAGAGCCATCCCGATCTGGATCAGGCGGCGGGCTTCGCGCTGCGTTACTTCGATGATTTCGTGAAGCCCACGCTGCAATTCCGCCTGCCGTCGGATCAGGAGCGTGCGGCGCTGGAAGATCTGCTGGCCTGCCTGCAAGATCCGGCCCGCGCTGTGGCCGAGATTGCCAAGAAAAACGACGCCGAGGGCAAAGGCGAGGCCGCTCCCGAAGCCGATATGACCTCGGATGATTTCCTGCAGACCTTGGTGTTCGCGATTGGCAAGAACCACGGGTTCGACAACCTGCGCGCGTGGTTCCAGGCGCTGTATGAGGTGCTGTTGGGGCAATCCCAAGGGCCGCGTTTCGGCGGGTTTATCGCACTTTACGGGGCGGATGAGACCGTGGCGCTGATCACGCGTGCGCTGAAGGGCGAACTGGTCGCCTGA
- a CDS encoding sodium:solute symporter family protein: MDQFTLNLLVVGATFALYIGIAIWARAGSTSEFYAAGRGVHPVLNGMATGADWMSAASFISMAGIIAFGGFNTSAYLMGWTGGYVLLAMLLAPYLRKFGKFTVPEFIGDRFYSQTARTVAVICLIIASVTYVIGQMTGVGVAFSRFLEVDNATGLYIGAAIVFMYAVLGGMKGITYTQVAQYVVLIIAYTIPAVFISLQLTGNPIPGLGLFSDSTATGKPILQELNGLLGDLGFSSYTEQSDTMLNMFLFTMSLMIGTAGLPHVIVRFFTVPKVSDARTSAGWALVFIALLYLTAPAVGAMARLNLINTVYPEGTQSAPLAYDARPDWMKNWEQTGLLKFEDKNGDGLINYVADPAANEFDVNRDIIVLANPEIANLPGWVIALIAAGGLAAALSTAAGLLMAISSAVSHDLIKGQINPGISEKNELLSARISMAVAIAVATWLGLNPPGFAAQTVALAFGLAAASIFPALMMGIFSKRINNKGAVAGMLTGLIVTIIYIFLHKGWFFIPGTASFDDADPLLLSVKSTSFGAIGAVINFVVAYIVSSATEEPPEEIQDLIESIRIPKGAGQAVDH, encoded by the coding sequence ATGGATCAGTTTACCCTGAATCTGCTGGTAGTCGGCGCGACCTTCGCCCTCTATATCGGCATCGCGATCTGGGCCCGTGCCGGATCGACCTCGGAATTCTATGCGGCAGGGCGCGGTGTCCACCCCGTGCTCAACGGCATGGCCACCGGCGCGGACTGGATGTCGGCGGCGTCCTTCATCTCGATGGCCGGTATCATCGCCTTCGGCGGTTTCAATACCTCGGCCTATCTGATGGGCTGGACCGGCGGCTATGTGCTGCTGGCGATGCTGCTGGCGCCTTACCTGCGCAAATTCGGCAAATTCACCGTGCCGGAATTCATCGGCGACCGCTTCTACAGCCAGACCGCGCGCACCGTGGCCGTGATCTGCCTGATCATCGCATCGGTCACCTATGTGATCGGCCAGATGACCGGCGTGGGCGTTGCCTTCTCGCGCTTCCTCGAAGTGGATAACGCAACCGGCCTCTATATCGGTGCGGCGATCGTCTTCATGTATGCCGTGCTTGGCGGGATGAAGGGCATCACCTACACGCAGGTTGCGCAATATGTCGTGCTGATCATCGCCTATACCATTCCGGCGGTGTTCATCTCGCTGCAACTGACCGGCAATCCGATCCCGGGTCTGGGTCTGTTCTCTGACAGCACCGCCACCGGCAAGCCGATTCTGCAGGAACTCAATGGTCTGCTGGGCGATCTGGGCTTCTCCAGCTATACCGAGCAGTCGGACACCATGCTGAACATGTTCCTGTTCACCATGTCGCTGATGATCGGCACCGCCGGTCTGCCCCACGTTATCGTGCGCTTCTTCACCGTGCCGAAAGTGTCGGATGCCCGTACCTCGGCCGGCTGGGCGCTGGTGTTCATCGCGCTGCTCTATCTGACCGCGCCTGCGGTTGGGGCGATGGCCCGTCTGAACCTGATCAACACCGTCTATCCCGAAGGCACCCAATCGGCACCGCTGGCCTATGATGCGCGTCCCGACTGGATGAAGAACTGGGAACAGACCGGTCTTCTGAAATTCGAAGACAAGAACGGTGACGGCCTGATCAACTATGTCGCAGATCCGGCGGCCAACGAGTTCGATGTCAACCGCGACATCATCGTGCTGGCCAACCCCGAAATCGCCAATCTTCCGGGCTGGGTGATCGCATTGATCGCAGCCGGTGGTCTGGCAGCGGCTCTGTCCACGGCGGCAGGTCTGTTGATGGCGATCTCTTCGGCGGTCAGCCACGACCTGATCAAGGGTCAGATCAATCCGGGCATCTCCGAGAAGAACGAGCTGCTGTCGGCACGGATCTCGATGGCGGTGGCGATTGCGGTGGCCACGTGGCTGGGCCTCAATCCTCCGGGCTTTGCGGCGCAAACCGTGGCACTGGCCTTCGGTCTGGCAGCCGCCTCGATCTTCCCCGCACTGATGATGGGCATTTTCTCGAAGCGCATCAACAACAAGGGGGCCGTGGCCGGCATGCTGACCGGTCTGATCGTGACCATCATCTATATCTTCCTGCATAAGGGCTGGTTCTTCATCCCCGGCACGGCAAGCTTCGATGATGCGGACCCGCTGCTTCTGTCGGTGAAATCCACCTCCTTCGGGGCGATTGGCGCAGTGATCAACTTCGTGGTGGCCTATATCGTGTCCTCCGCGACCGAAGAACCGCCGGAAGAAATTCAGGATCTGATCGAATCGATCCGTATCCCGAAAGGCGCAGGCCAGGCCGTGGATCACTGA
- the acs gene encoding acetate--CoA ligase, translating into MREVPSHFGPAHADAAKYREMYNESVENPEAFWGREGKRLDWITPYTKVKDTDFTFGNVSIKWFHDGVLNASVNCIDRHLATRGDQTAIIFEPDEPSDPAQYITYRELSEKVNRMANVLLSQGVMRGDRVVIYLPMIPEAAYAMLACARIGAIHSIVFAGFSPDALANRINDCGAKLVITADTAPRGGRRTPLKSNTDAALLHCSDKVRCLVVKHTGDQTTWIQGRDVDVKAMMEDVSPECPPRPMNAEDPLFILYTSGSTGKPKGVVHCTGGYLVYAAMTHEYVFDYHQGDVYWCSADVGWVTGHSYIVYGPLANGGTSLMFEGTPTYPDAGRFWEVCEKHKVNQFYTAPTAIRALMGQGPEYVEKYDLSALKTLGSVGEPINPEAWAWYDKYVGKGKCPIVDTWWQTETGGHMITPLPGAIPTKPGSATRPFFGVKPVILDPTTAVKQDETATEGVLCIADSWPGQMRTVWGDHERFQETYFSQYKGYYFTGDGCRRDSDGYYWITGRVDDVINVSGHRMGTAEVESALVAHQAVAEAAVVGFPHELKGQGIYAYVTLMNDVEPSDDLRKDLEKWVRTEIGPIAKPDVIQWAPGLPKTRSGKIMRRILRKIAENDTGALGDISTLADPSVVDDLIANRANKG; encoded by the coding sequence ATGCGCGAAGTACCGAGCCATTTCGGGCCGGCACATGCCGATGCCGCTAAATATCGCGAGATGTATAACGAGTCGGTCGAAAATCCGGAGGCCTTCTGGGGCCGTGAAGGCAAACGGCTGGACTGGATCACCCCCTACACCAAGGTCAAGGACACCGATTTCACCTTTGGCAATGTGTCGATCAAGTGGTTCCATGACGGGGTGCTCAATGCCTCGGTCAACTGCATCGACCGCCATCTGGCCACGCGCGGCGATCAGACCGCGATCATTTTCGAGCCCGACGAGCCGAGCGATCCGGCGCAATACATCACCTATCGCGAACTGAGCGAGAAGGTGAACCGTATGGCCAACGTCCTGCTGTCGCAGGGCGTCATGCGTGGCGACCGTGTGGTGATCTATCTGCCGATGATCCCCGAGGCCGCCTATGCGATGCTGGCCTGCGCGCGGATCGGCGCGATCCATTCGATCGTCTTCGCGGGCTTCTCGCCGGATGCGCTGGCCAACCGGATCAATGACTGTGGCGCGAAGCTGGTAATCACCGCCGACACCGCGCCGCGCGGGGGGCGTCGCACGCCGCTGAAGTCGAATACCGATGCCGCGCTTCTGCACTGCTCGGACAAGGTGCGCTGCCTTGTGGTCAAGCATACCGGCGACCAGACCACGTGGATTCAGGGCCGCGATGTGGATGTGAAGGCGATGATGGAAGACGTCTCGCCCGAGTGCCCGCCGCGTCCGATGAATGCCGAAGACCCGCTGTTCATCCTCTATACCTCCGGCTCGACCGGCAAGCCCAAGGGCGTGGTGCATTGCACTGGTGGCTATCTCGTCTATGCGGCGATGACCCATGAATATGTCTTCGATTATCATCAGGGGGATGTCTACTGGTGTTCGGCGGATGTGGGCTGGGTCACCGGCCACAGCTATATCGTCTATGGTCCGCTGGCCAATGGCGGCACCTCGCTGATGTTCGAAGGCACCCCGACCTATCCGGATGCGGGCCGCTTCTGGGAAGTCTGCGAAAAGCACAAGGTCAATCAGTTCTACACCGCGCCGACTGCGATCCGCGCGCTGATGGGGCAGGGGCCGGAATATGTCGAGAAATACGATCTGTCCGCGCTGAAAACGCTGGGGTCGGTGGGCGAGCCGATCAACCCCGAAGCCTGGGCCTGGTATGACAAATACGTGGGCAAAGGCAAATGCCCCATCGTCGATACCTGGTGGCAGACCGAGACCGGCGGCCATATGATCACGCCGCTTCCGGGCGCGATCCCGACCAAACCCGGATCTGCCACGCGTCCGTTCTTCGGTGTGAAGCCGGTGATCCTTGATCCGACCACGGCGGTCAAACAGGATGAGACCGCCACCGAAGGCGTGCTGTGTATCGCCGATAGCTGGCCGGGTCAGATGCGCACCGTCTGGGGCGATCACGAGCGCTTCCAGGAGACCTATTTCAGCCAGTACAAGGGCTATTACTTCACCGGCGACGGCTGCCGCCGTGACAGCGATGGCTATTACTGGATCACGGGTCGCGTGGATGATGTGATCAACGTCTCGGGGCACCGGATGGGCACGGCCGAGGTGGAATCGGCGCTGGTGGCGCATCAGGCTGTGGCCGAGGCCGCCGTGGTGGGCTTCCCGCATGAACTCAAGGGGCAGGGCATCTACGCCTATGTCACCCTGATGAACGATGTCGAGCCCTCCGACGATCTGCGCAAGGATCTGGAAAAATGGGTGCGCACCGAGATTGGCCCGATTGCCAAGCCCGATGTCATCCAATGGGCGCCCGGTCTGCCGAAGACCCGTTCGGGCAAGATCATGCGCCGTATCCTGCGCAAGATCGCCGAGAACGACACCGGTGCCTTGGGCGATATCTCGACGCTGGCCGATCCGTCGGTGGTTGATGATCTGATTGCCAACCGTGCAAACAAGGGGTGA
- a CDS encoding tellurite resistance TerB family protein, with protein MPDALPSLSPQDALVAVMVAVSASDEEIRTSELVAIERIVNHLPVFADYDADRIGTIARTVFALFEEEDGIEALFGLVRDSLPQAMSETAYALACDVAAADGLLNQPELRMLEETRIELGLDRLHAAAIERGARARHMVLPA; from the coding sequence ATGCCGGATGCCCTTCCCTCGCTTTCGCCGCAAGATGCCCTTGTGGCGGTCATGGTGGCGGTTTCCGCCTCGGATGAAGAGATCCGCACCTCGGAACTGGTGGCGATCGAGCGCATCGTGAACCACCTGCCGGTCTTTGCCGATTACGATGCGGACCGGATCGGCACGATCGCCCGCACCGTCTTTGCGCTATTCGAGGAGGAAGACGGTATCGAGGCGCTATTCGGGCTTGTGCGCGACAGCCTGCCGCAAGCGATGTCCGAAACCGCCTATGCGCTGGCCTGCGATGTGGCCGCAGCCGACGGGCTTCTCAACCAGCCCGAGTTGCGCATGCTGGAAGAAACGCGGATCGAACTGGGGCTTGACCGCCTGCATGCCGCCGCAATCGAGCGTGGAGCCCGCGCCCGTCATATGGTGCTACCGGCCTGA
- a CDS encoding adenylate kinase, translated as MADTVKTTPAVLILLGPPGAGKGTQARMLEEKFGLVQLSTGDMLREAVAQGTPAGLAAKSVMEAGGLVSDEIVLAILRDRLGNPDTRSGVILDGFPRTAGQAAALDDLLHYTDQQVTAAISLAVDDEAMIARVAGRYTCAKCGEGYHDTFKQPAVAGTCDKCGGTEFKRRADDNAETARTRLEAYHAQTAPLIAHYRALGKLEEVDAMGSIDTVASELRMVMEEKGVTTRD; from the coding sequence ATGGCCGATACCGTCAAGACAACACCTGCTGTTCTGATCCTGCTTGGGCCTCCGGGCGCAGGCAAGGGCACTCAGGCCCGGATGCTGGAGGAGAAATTCGGGCTGGTGCAGCTTTCGACCGGCGACATGCTGCGCGAGGCCGTGGCTCAGGGCACGCCTGCCGGTCTGGCCGCGAAATCGGTGATGGAGGCCGGTGGCCTTGTCAGTGACGAGATTGTTCTGGCGATCCTGCGGGACCGCCTTGGCAATCCCGATACCCGTTCTGGTGTTATTCTTGACGGCTTCCCCCGCACGGCGGGGCAAGCGGCGGCGCTGGATGATCTGCTGCATTACACCGATCAGCAGGTGACGGCGGCGATCTCTCTGGCGGTCGATGACGAGGCGATGATCGCCCGTGTTGCTGGCCGCTATACCTGCGCCAAATGCGGCGAAGGATACCACGATACGTTCAAACAGCCCGCCGTGGCGGGCACGTGCGACAAATGTGGCGGCACCGAATTCAAACGTCGGGCCGACGATAATGCCGAAACTGCGCGGACAAGGTTGGAGGCCTATCACGCGCAGACGGCACCGCTCATCGCGCATTACCGCGCGTTGGGCAAGCTGGAAGAGGTGGATGCGATGGGCAGCATCGATACCGTCGCTTCCGAGCTTCGCATGGTCATGGAGGAGAAGGGCGTGACCACGCGCGACTAA
- a CDS encoding DUF4212 domain-containing protein: MADQSSSNAYWKANIRTIRLYLVIWFICSFGFGILLRPMLAGIPVGGTDLGFWFAQQGSILVFLVLIFAYAAKMNKLDREHGVEE; encoded by the coding sequence ATGGCTGATCAATCATCATCCAATGCTTATTGGAAAGCGAATATACGCACGATCCGGCTTTACCTTGTAATTTGGTTCATCTGTTCCTTCGGCTTCGGCATTCTGCTGCGACCGATGCTTGCGGGCATTCCGGTCGGCGGCACAGACCTCGGCTTCTGGTTCGCCCAGCAGGGCTCTATCCTCGTGTTCCTCGTGCTGATCTTTGCCTATGCGGCCAAGATGAACAAGCTCGACCGTGAACATGGCGTCGAAGAGTAA